From the Solanum lycopersicum chromosome 10, SLM_r2.1 genome, one window contains:
- the LOC101250755 gene encoding uncharacterized protein yields MEIIKASFICIFLIFLLIDPCSSSGKMDLFKMDSEIYEIDYRGPETHTYIPPPKGSKGKHNFHHQNMMLKHHRKFKGLKVPEKFSGEKIHG; encoded by the exons ATGGAGATCATAAAGGCTAGTTTCATttgcattttcttgattttcctcCTCATTGATCCTTGTTCTTCTTCAG GGAAAATGGATTTATTTAAGATGGATTcagaaatttatgaaattgattatAGAGGTCCAGAAACTCATACTTATATTCCTCCACCAAAAGGATCAAAGGGAAAACAtaattttcatcatcaaaacatGATGTTAAAACATCATCGCAAATTCAAAGGATTGAAAGTTCCTGAAAAGTTTAGT GGGGAGAAAATTCATGGatga